One Prosthecobacter sp. SYSU 5D2 genomic window, GATAGATCGTATGCACCTGGCCGGGGCCCAGGAAAAACAAGGTCACACCGCTCACGTCATATTCACGGAAGTCATGCATCAGCCGCGCCGGTCCCTGGATCAGGAACACCTGGAAGAAATCATGGAAATGCGGGATCATCCGCGCCGGCTCCCGGCTCATGGACAGCTCCAGCGGCATCACCACCACGCCCTGCTCCCGCAGGCTGTCCTGCCCATAGTCGCTCATCTGGAGAGCAGGGATCGTGCGGCGGTTCATCCCGATACCAAAGCACAGTTTATCCAGGATTCGCCAATTCAAACTTCTGACATTAGTGCCTATTGCTGAGCATTAGTGGTTTAAAAATTGTTTGTGAACGAGCTTATCGAGCCACACTTATAGTTATGTCAAAATATCCTTTGCCACTTCCCCGGCCACATCCGTGAGCCGGAAATTCCGGCCTGCGTAGCGATACGTGAGCCGCTCGTGATTGATGCCAAGCAAGTGCAGCAGGGTCGCATGCAGGTCATGTGTGCCGATGATCCCGGTGGCTGCGGTGTCGCCCATCTCATCCGTGCTGCCGTGTACATAGCCTCCTTTCACACCGCCGCCGACCATCCACATGGTATAACCGCCGCCGTTGTGGCCACGGCCATTGTAGATCTCATTGTCATAAACGGATCCGCGCCCGAATTCACCGCCCCAGAGAATGAGGGTATCCTTCAACATATCGCGTTGTTTCAAGTCTGCGATCAGCCCGGCGATGGGCCTGTCAATGGACCGGCACTGGCGGCCCAGGTTCTCGCGCAGGCCGTTGTGATGATCCCATCCGGGTGAGGTGAGCTGGATAAACCGCACCCCTTTTTCCGCCATGCGGCGGGCCATCAGGCACTGCGTGCCAAAGCGTTCCGTGTCACCATCATTCAGGCCATACATCTCGCGGATGTGCTCCGGCTCCTTGTCCAGATCCAGCGTCATCGGCACAGACGTCTGCATCTTATAAGCCAGTTCATAGGACTGGATGACGCCTTCAATCTCCGGGTTGCCCGGCACCTGGCCGGACAGCCGGCGGTTGGCTTTTTGGATGAAATCGATCTGCCTTTTCTGGTCCGCATCGGACAGGCGGGTATTGGCCAGATGCGCTACCCCGCCGCCGCTGGTGTTCAGCCGGGTACCTTGAAAACTGGCGGGCAGAAAGGCGGAGCCGTAGTTCATCGCGCCGCCATTGTCGGCGATGGGATTGATGGTGACAAAACCGGGCAGGTCTTCCGCTTCCGAACCGAGACCATACACCACCCAGGCCCCCATGGAC contains:
- a CDS encoding DUF1501 domain-containing protein, encoding MNTRRHLLQNTSAGFGWLAFQALSQQWAQGAAPPKTLNPLAPKPPHFAPRAKRVIFMYMQGGPSHLDTFDWKPELVRAQEKKLQKYMGSVFEFKPRGQSGLMISEAFPELAKHADSLCVLNGMKTATNAHQMATVALHIGSESFVRPSMGAWVVYGLGSEAEDLPGFVTINPIADNGGAMNYGSAFLPASFQGTRLNTSGGGVAHLANTRLSDADQKRQIDFIQKANRRLSGQVPGNPEIEGVIQSYELAYKMQTSVPMTLDLDKEPEHIREMYGLNDGDTERFGTQCLMARRMAEKGVRFIQLTSPGWDHHNGLRENLGRQCRSIDRPIAGLIADLKQRDMLKDTLILWGGEFGRGSVYDNEIYNGRGHNGGGYTMWMVGGGVKGGYVHGSTDEMGDTAATGIIGTHDLHATLLHLLGINHERLTYRYAGRNFRLTDVAGEVAKDILT